Genomic segment of Eschrichtius robustus isolate mEscRob2 chromosome 7, mEscRob2.pri, whole genome shotgun sequence:
ACCTCTCGGAGCGGAGGGAGGGCTTGGTGTAGTGCGAAGACTGCCTGGGAGGAGTTAGAATGGGGAGGGAGTGAGGAGGCGGGAAGGGAGAAGAGGCGGAGCTGCCGGACCCGGACAGTTAAAACGGAAAGGGGGCGCACTGGTTAggagaaggaggtggggaaagCGGTAGGGTGGCCGGGGCAGAGCTGATAttgggggccctgggtggggacgAAGCGACTTCTCCCCTCAATCCCCAGATGCTCACAGTCAGGAGTTCTCTGCTGTGACATTCTCCCGAAGGGCCGGTCGGTCGGAACCCAGTCCAGCAGTCTGCGCCTCCCCTCCCCGGCGTGGAAGGGGCCAGGGGGCGGGGCCAGAGAAAGGGTTGAGGGATCTGTCGTCGGCGCCCCTCCAGTCACTGCTCCACATTCCAGCTGCGAGAACAGATGGACGTAGCCTCGGCTCACCTCGGGGACTCCTTACCCGCTGCGTGCTGAGATCCAGGCTAAGGCGGAGATCTGGAGCCCGTAGCGCCCCCCTCTCCCGCGGGGCCGGGGGAAAGCGGCCGCTGTGTGCCCCCTTCCGCGGGGAGAAGAGCGGGCGCGGACCCCACGAGTCCTAGAACTGCGGGGGCGGAGAACCCGCTTGTCGCGCGGCGCACCCATCCTCAGGGGCTTGGCCAGTACTCTTTCGCACCGAGACCCCTTTCTGGGGCTTCCAGCCTTGGCGCATCTGGGGAGAGGACCCCCTCCCGGCagcgccccgcccccagcccccgccccgccGACGTCGCATTAGCATGAGCGACGCAAGTGGCCCGGGCACCACTCGGGGGCCGAGACTCGCCGCGTCACAGCCCCgagtgtaaaagaaaaaaagagtaggcGGCGGCGGAGGAGGCAAGAGCCGACgcgaggggaggggagagcgGCGGGGCGAGCGAGCCGGCGGGCTGGCGGCAGCAGCATGCCCCTCGGCCTGCTCAGGCGGCCTCTCAGCGCTGCGGGGGTGGCTCCCGGCGCGCCCGAGCCTCAGAGCGCTCAGTCTCCGGCCCCGGCGCCTTGGCACGGCCGCCTTTCCTGACCGCCCCTGAGCCCAGCGGCGGCGGGTCCCGAGCTCTGTTCCGGACAGCGGCGGCGCCTCGCCGGACAGGGTCCTTGCCTTTCCCGGCGAGCAGGGTCCCCCGAAGTTCCGCGCCCTGGTCTCTGCACTGCAGGGCGCGCGCGCCCGGCCCCGGCCGAAGCGTCCTCGGAAGAGCGGCGGGGTGCGGGTGATGGAACCCGAGGCGCCGGCGGGTCAGGCCCCGGCGGCAGCCAGCAAGCTGTCGGAGGCGGTGGGCGCGGCTCTGCAAGATCCCCGGCGGCAGCGGCGCCTGGTGCTGGTCATCGTGTGCGTGGCGCTGTTCCTGGACAACATGCTGTACATGGTCATCGTGCCCATCGTGCCCTACTACGTGCACTCGGCCAGCGAGAAGCCCACCCTGACTTCCAAAGTGTGTGTGACCACCCTGCCGCCGCCCACTCCGGCCAATGCCAGTGCCGACACGGTCAACACCTCGGAGTCCTCGACGGCCGCGATGCCGGCCAGGTCTACCGCGCAGCCCCAATACCCCACCGACAACGAGGACGTGAAGATCGGGGTGCTGTTTGCCTCCAAGGCCATCCTGCAGCTGCTGGTGAACCCCCTGAGCGGGACCTTCATCGACCGCATGAGCTATGACTTGCCGCTGCTTATGGGTCTGGGCGTACTGTTCGCCTCTACAGTGATGTTTGCCTTCGCGGAGGACTACGCGACGCTCTTCGCCGCGCGCAGCCTGCAGGGTCTCGGCTCGGCCTTCGCGGACACGTCTGGCATTGCCATGATCGCCGACAAGTATCCTGAGGAGCCAGAGCGCAGTCGTGCCCTGGGCTTGGCGCTGGCCTTCATCAGCTTCGGAAGCCTAGTGGCGCCGCCCTTCGGGGGGTTCCTCCACAAGTTCGTGGGCAAGACCGCGCCCTTTCTGGTGCTCGCCATGGTTTCGCTGCTCGACGCCCTGTTGCTGCTGGTCGTGGTCAAGCCCTTCTCCGCCGCGGCGCGGGCGCGGGCCAACCTGCCAGTGGGCACGCCTATCCACCGCCTCATGCTGGACCCCTACATCGCCGTGGTGGCAGGCGCGCTCACCACCTGCAACATCCCCCTCGCCTTTCTCGAGCCCACCATCGCCACGTGGATGGAGCACACGATGGCGGCGTCCGAGTGGGACGCAGGCATAGCCTGGCTGCCGGCCTTCGTGCCGCACGTGCTAGGCGTGTACCTCACAGTGCGACTGGCAGCGCGCTACCCCCACCTGCAGTGGCTGTACGGCGCCTTCGGGCTGGCAGTGATAGGCGCCAGCTCGTGCTTGGTGCCCGCCTGCCGCTCCTTCGCGCCACTAGTGGTCTCGCTCTGCGGCCTCTGCTTCGGCATTGCGCTGGTGGACACGGCGCTGCTGCCCACGCTCGCCTTTCTTGTGGACGTGCGCCACGTCTCGGTCTATGGCAGCGTCTACGCCATTGCCGATATATCCTATTGCGTGGCCTATGCGCTCGGGCCCATAGTGGCGGGCCACATCGTGCACTCGCTTGGCTTTGAGCAGCTTAGCCTTGTTATGGGCCTGGCCAACCTGCTGTATGCGCCCGTCCTGCTGCTGCTGCGCAACGTGGGCCGCCTGAAGCGCTCCCGCTCCGAGCGCGATGTGCTGCTGGATGAGCCACCGCAGGGTCTATACGATGCTGTGCGCCTGCGGGAGCG
This window contains:
- the SLC18A3 gene encoding vesicular acetylcholine transporter codes for the protein MEPEAPAGQAPAAASKLSEAVGAALQDPRRQRRLVLVIVCVALFLDNMLYMVIVPIVPYYVHSASEKPTLTSKVCVTTLPPPTPANASADTVNTSESSTAAMPARSTAQPQYPTDNEDVKIGVLFASKAILQLLVNPLSGTFIDRMSYDLPLLMGLGVLFASTVMFAFAEDYATLFAARSLQGLGSAFADTSGIAMIADKYPEEPERSRALGLALAFISFGSLVAPPFGGFLHKFVGKTAPFLVLAMVSLLDALLLLVVVKPFSAAARARANLPVGTPIHRLMLDPYIAVVAGALTTCNIPLAFLEPTIATWMEHTMAASEWDAGIAWLPAFVPHVLGVYLTVRLAARYPHLQWLYGAFGLAVIGASSCLVPACRSFAPLVVSLCGLCFGIALVDTALLPTLAFLVDVRHVSVYGSVYAIADISYCVAYALGPIVAGHIVHSLGFEQLSLVMGLANLLYAPVLLLLRNVGRLKRSRSERDVLLDEPPQGLYDAVRLRERPLSDREGAPRSPSGPFDACEDDYDYYTRS